A stretch of the Ananas comosus cultivar F153 linkage group 14, ASM154086v1, whole genome shotgun sequence genome encodes the following:
- the LOC109720497 gene encoding 60S ribosomal protein L35 — MARIKVHELRGKTKAELLTQLKDLKAELSLLRVAKVTGGAPNKLSKIKVVRVSIARVLTVISQKQKAALREAYKKKKYQPLDLRPKKTHAIRHKLTKHQESLKTEREKKREKYFPMRKYAIKA, encoded by the exons ATgg CGAGGATCAAGGTGCACGAGCTCCGGGGGAAGACGAAGGCGGAGCTCCTCACGCAGTTGAAGGACCTCAAGGCCGAGCTCTCGCTCCTCCGCGTCGCCAAGGTCACCGGAGGAGCCCCCAACAAGCTCTCCAAGAT CAAGGTGGTTAGGGTTTCGATCGCGAGGGTTTTGACGGTGATCTCGCAGAAGCAGAAGGCGGCGCTGAGGGAGGCctacaagaagaagaagtacCAGCCGCTCGATCTCCGCCCCAAGAAGACCCACGCCATCCGCCACAAGCTCACCAAGCACCAG GAGTCATTGAAAACagaaagggagaagaagagagaaaaatactTCCCCATGCGGAAATATGCAATCAAAGCCTAG